From the Candidatus Woesearchaeota archaeon genome, one window contains:
- a CDS encoding DUF3307 domain-containing protein: MIENILWILLAHYLGDYAFQSQFLFETKRKRFYSLFVHSMIYALIVSLCFYLLGVFVFWKFLFVLITHLIIDKWKSGIKDAKKSEGIYLYIDQALHIGLDIALFFL; the protein is encoded by the coding sequence ATGATTGAGAACATACTCTGGATTCTTCTTGCCCACTATTTAGGCGACTATGCTTTTCAGAGCCAGTTCCTTTTTGAGACAAAGAGAAAAAGATTTTATTCACTATTTGTGCATTCAATGATTTATGCGCTCATCGTGTCTTTGTGCTTCTATCTTCTCGGAGTTTTTGTTTTCTGGAAATTCCTTTTTGTTCTCATAACGCATCTGATAATTGACAAATGGAAGTCCGGCATAAAAGATGCTAAAAAGTCAGAAGGAATCTATCTCTATATTGACCAGGCGCTTCACATTGGGCTTGACATTGCTCTGTTTTTCCTATAA